One Nocardioides dongkuii genomic window, GCCGGCGCCCTGGCGGCCCGGATGACCGGCGGCGGGTTCGGGGGCTCGAGCGTCGCGATCGTCCCCGACGAGCGGGTGGCCGCGGTCGCGCGGGCCATCGACGCGGCGTTCGTGCTGGAGGGCTTCCGGGCGCCGGCGCACCTCGTGGCGACCCCGTCCGGGGGCGCCGGCCTGGTCCCGCTCCCGGCCTAGCGCCGGACGCAGACCAGGAGGACTCAGGTCGAGGAGACCCCGATCCGGCCCTCCCGGAACGCCTCCACGAAGAGCGCGTGGTCGGCGCGCACGCGGTCGGCGTACGCCAGGCCGAAGTCGGTGACCCAGGCGGTGAACTCGCGCCGCCGCCCCTCGAGGCTCGCGACGAGCGCCTCCTCGACCTGGAAGTCGACCAGGTCCTGGTCGCTGTCCTCGTCGGACGCGCAGTGGATCTTGGCGGTCGCTCGACCGAGCAGGTCCACGACCTTCGCGATCTCGTCGGGCTCGGTCAGCCCCACCCAGTCGAGGTCGACCTCGTAGGGCGAGATCTCGCTGACCACGTAGCCGGTGCCGTCGATCTCGGTCCAGCCCAGCAGCGGGTCGGTGTGCACCTGCAGGGCCCGTTGGCTGACCACGGTGCGGTGCCCCTCGTTCTGGAAGAACGCGTCCACCGACGCGGTGTCGACGAACCGGCTGATCGCCGGCACGTTGGCCTGCTTCATCGACAGCACCACGTCGTTGTCGAGGGCCTGGCTGGTGCCCTCGATCAGCAGGTTGTACGCCGGCAGGCCGGCCGACCCGATGCCGAACCCGCTCTTGCCCACCACGTCGCGCAGGTCGTAGAACAGCGCGCGGGGCGAGCGCTTGTCCTCGGGGATCGAGTCCAGGTACCGCTCGTAGGCGCGCACCACCTTGGCGTGCTCGCGCTTCGAGAGCCGGCGCACGTGGTCGCCCTCGCGGAAGCGGCGTACGCCGTCGACGCGGAGGGTGGAGGCGTCGAGCAGGTCCGCGCGCCGCCGCTGGCGCGCGGAGACGAGCGCGGCGTGGATCGGGCCCTCGGTGTTGTCCAGGTGCAGCGCGAACTCGTAGGCGTCCTCGTCGCTGCCGGCGTACTCGTCGACCTGGGCGAGGTAGGCCCGCACGTAGCGGCCGAGGAGGCGGCGCACGTCGTCCTCGGGCAGCGCCTTCTGCCAGCCGACCAGCGCCAGCGACGCCGCGAACCGCTGCAGGTCCCAGGTGAAACGCCCCAGGTAGGCCTCGTCGAAGTCGTTGACGTCGAAGACCAGCCGGCCGTCGGAGTTGAGGTAGGTGCCGAAGTTCTCGACGTGCAGGTCGCCGTGCACCCAGATCCGGCCGCTGCGCGCGTCGGCGTACGGGTCGTCCTGGCCGGTGACGTCGGCGTAGAACAGGCACGCGGTCCCGCGGTAGAAGGCGTGCGGGTCGGAGGCCATCGTGCGGTACTTCCCGCGGAAGGCGACCGGGTCGGCGGCCATCAGCGGGGCGAACGCGTCGTCCAGCGTCGCGATGATCAGATCGCTGCGCTCGCTCCGCTCGCTCTCGCCGGACATCAGAGCGCCCTCGTCGGCACGGCGGCCGCGGTCCCGGGGGCGCTCAGGCCGGCCGCCCGGAGCTCGAGGTCGGCGAGCCGGGCGATCACGTCGGCGTCGCCCCGGCGCCACGCCCCGGCGGGGTCGTCGGTGACCTTGGCCAGCACGTGCAGCGGCTGGTTGCCCATCGCGCGGAGCGCGAACAGCTCGAGGTCGGCCGGCCCGTCGAGGAACCGCTGGCCCGCCGTGGACTCCAGCACCCAGCGCACCCGGCCGGGCAGGTAGATCACCGCGAGCAGCAGGACCGGGACCACCGCGATGCCGAGCCCGAGCCAGAACGCCAGCGACTCCACGGCCTCGACCGACGCGCGGCCGGCCTCGGCCAGCGAGTCGGCGGCGCCGGAGGCCTGGTCGAACGGGGTCGCCGCGCCGTCCCCGACGTACGGCACGCCGCCGAGGAAGTCGCCGGCGTCGGACAGGGAGTCGGAGAGGCTGCCGGCCGAGGACTCCGCCTTCAGCCCGGGCGCGGCGAGCGCCATCACCCCGTCGTGGACCTTGGTGC contains:
- a CDS encoding DUF2252 domain-containing protein, whose amino-acid sequence is MSGESERSERSDLIIATLDDAFAPLMAADPVAFRGKYRTMASDPHAFYRGTACLFYADVTGQDDPYADARSGRIWVHGDLHVENFGTYLNSDGRLVFDVNDFDEAYLGRFTWDLQRFAASLALVGWQKALPEDDVRRLLGRYVRAYLAQVDEYAGSDEDAYEFALHLDNTEGPIHAALVSARQRRRADLLDASTLRVDGVRRFREGDHVRRLSKREHAKVVRAYERYLDSIPEDKRSPRALFYDLRDVVGKSGFGIGSAGLPAYNLLIEGTSQALDNDVVLSMKQANVPAISRFVDTASVDAFFQNEGHRTVVSQRALQVHTDPLLGWTEIDGTGYVVSEISPYEVDLDWVGLTEPDEIAKVVDLLGRATAKIHCASDEDSDQDLVDFQVEEALVASLEGRRREFTAWVTDFGLAYADRVRADHALFVEAFREGRIGVSST